Proteins from a single region of Chrysemys picta bellii isolate R12L10 chromosome 25, ASM1138683v2, whole genome shotgun sequence:
- the DOT1L gene encoding histone-lysine N-methyltransferase, H3 lysine-79 specific isoform X19, translated as MQNTHWKEVTSSQKNGKKELQTQGGRIVSSKPFAPLNFRINSRNLSDIGTIMRVVELSPLKGSVSWTGKPVSYYLHTIDRTILENYFSSLKNPKLREEQEAARRRQQRENKSNTTTPTKVRENKDSGAEEEKVGTNAVKKTSPSKARKKKLSKKGRKMAGRKRGRPKKMNTANTERKTKKNQTALELLHAQTVSQTPSSSPQDAYKSPHSPYYQLPPKVQRHSSNQLLVTPTPPALQKLLDSFKIQYMQFMAYMKTPQYKANLQQLLEQEKEKNAQLLGTAQQLFTHCQAQKEEIKRLFQQKLDELGVKALTYNDLIQAQKEISAHNQQLKEQTKQLEKDNSELRNQSLQLLKARCEELKLDWSTLSLESLLKEKQALKNQISEKQKHCLELQISIVELEKSQRQQELMQLKSYMPPDESLSVQLRNKNRLSREPEADHGRFQLELECSKFPMPHINGMSPELSMNGHATPYEIHNALSRPSSKQNTPQYMTSHLDQEIIPCTPNHSNRQKVDKTASLSLPDYTRFSPAKIALRRHLNQDHAVNGKATTNEIHQRADHVKENGLTYPSPGISNGIKLSPQETRPSSPAALPIAGEKVLRERTSASNGETITSLPISIPLSTVQPNKLPVSIPLASVVLPSRVEKVRSTPSPVHQNRDSSSTLEKQYGASSHNGISNAAGNKPLALATSGFSYSSGSMAVNGTLSNSPAHLNHSVDQAAADDSGSLFNSVGSRSSTPQYPSLLMMQSRNSGQNSPAHQHSASPKLNGASQSMVGVLQYVDAQKMFAEGTKGELQPDAAFSDPENEAKRRIIFTISPGTGSIKQSPSNKHSPLTASIRMDCGQAYMQDGKKRGRRKRSSTGNLNMNSGVSPKRKSLPTVAGLFTQPSGSPLNINSMVNNINQPLEITAISSPENSLKNSPVPYQDNDQPPVLKKEKPLIQTNGVHYSPLTSDEEQGSEDEHNSTRIERKIATISLESKSPQKTIENGGSLAGRRQAQTSENMNSSKWKSTFSPISDINLTKTTDSPLQAVSSLSQNSLFAFRPSSEDGMAIDAKIAAHTRKNITMSSSGTDGLSPNTNSTNGSMYNGGLTTDIGLHSFIDGASLPHKTSDVTTLNSSLGFQSQRSKDVGILETNPFLNKRQLEGLGSMKGEDLNRSGVKSKEISELTIRPGAASEKSSLQHNGKVGKGRDRDVEFKNGHNLFISAAAVSSGGLLNGKSLSTGVSSAGNPAPSVQTHHPFLNTLTTGSQFPLGPMALQANLNSVTNASVLQSLFNSMPAAASLVHVSSAATRLTNSHAMGNFSSGVTGGTVGGIFNHAVPSASSSHQFGASFSSSAVSSSTMLSLNPLQAVASTSSFQSPSSSLVTSSENRAAQHLNRVPVQTVFHTPPPPPPNVSLPPPPPLLASNSEPALLQNLPSIPANDAFLPSSSAASVQSANASLSIKLASLQHKTSRPSFTVHHPPLPRLALAQTAPMIPQSNATGTSAMWVTLGMQSPYASHLSGVKPR; from the exons GAGGAACAAGAGGCAGCTAGACGTCGTCAGCAAAGAGAAAACAAGAGCAACACAACTACTCCAACGAAGGTGCGAGAAAACAAG GATTCTGGTGCTGAAGAAGAAAAAGTTGGGACAAATGCAGTTAAAAAGACATCCCCCTCCAAAGCACGCAAGAAAAAGCTGAGtaagaaaggaaggaaaatggCCGGGCGGAAGCGAGGGCGTCCCAAGAAAATGAACACTGCAAATACAGAGCGCAAGACCAAGAAGAACCAAACTGCACTAGAGCTTCTGCATGCTCAAACTGTGTCACAGAcaccctcatcctctcctcagg ATGCATACAAGTCACCTCATAGTCCATATTACCAACTACCTCCTAAAGTGCAACGGCATTCATCTAACCAACTGTTGGTGACTCCTACCCCACCTGCACTACAGAAGCTGCTAG ACTCTTTTAAGATCCAATACATGCAGTTCATGGCGTACATGAAAACTCCTCAGTACAAAGCAAACCTGCAACAGTTACTGGAGCAGGAAAAg GAAAAGAATGCTCAATTGCTGGGGACAGCACAACAGTTATTCACCCACTGCCAGGCACAGAAAGAGGAAATTAAACGTCTCTTTCAACAGAAACTCGATGAG TTGGGAGTTAAAGCTCTGACATATAATGACCTGATTCAGGCTCAGAAGGAGATCTCCGCTCACAACCAGCAGCTGAAGGAACAGACAAAGCAGCTGGAGAAAGATAACAGCGAACTCAGGAACCAGAGCTTGCAGCTG CTTAAAGCACGATGCGAAGAACTGAAGTTGGATTGGTCAACGCTGTCGTTGGAGAGCTTACTGAAGGAAAAGCAGGCACTGAAGAATCAGATTTCTGAGAAACAAAAGCACTGTTTGGAATTGCAG ATCAGCATTGTGGAGCTTGAGAAAAGTCAAAGGCAGCAGGAGCTCATGCAGCTGAAATCGTATATGCCTCCTGATGAGTCTCTGTCGGTTCAACTACGCAATAAAAACCGTTTAAGCCGTGAGCCCGAGGCTGATCACGGCAGATTCCAACTTGAGCTTGAGTGCTCTAAATTTCCTATGCCCCACATCAATGGCATGAGCCCTGAACTGTCCATGAATGGCCATGCTACTCCCTATGAAATCCATAATGCTCTTAGCAGGCCCTCTTCCAAGCAGAACACCCCTCAATACATGACCTCTCACCTGGACCAAGAAATAATTCCTTGCACCCCAAACCACAGCAACAGACAGAAGGTGGACAAGACAGCAAGCTTGTCCTTACCTGATTACACCAGGTTTTCCCCAGCTAAGATAGCCCTAAGGAGACACTTGAATCAGGACCATGCAGTCAATGGAAAAGCAACAACTAATGAGATACACCAGAG AGCTGACCATGTAAAAGAGAACGGCCTTACATATCCAAGCCCTGGCATTTCAAATGGCATAAAGCTGAGTCCTCAGGAAACTCGGCCCTCTTCCCCAGCGGCCTTACCGATTGCAGGCGAGAAG GTTTTGCGAGAGAGGACTTCTGCGAGTAATGGAGAAACTATCACCAGCCTACCTATCAGTATTCCTCTCAGCACGGTGCAGCCCAATAAACTCCCTGTTAGTATCCCTCTGGCCAGCGTAGTCCTACCTAGCCGTGTTGAGAAGGTG AGAAGCACACCTAGTCCAGTTCATCAGAATCGAGACTCGTCGTCAACACTTGAAAAACAGTATGGTGCTAGTTCTCATAATGGCATAAGCAATGCTGCTGGAAATAAGCCACTGGCTTTGGCTACCTCAG GTTTTTCATATTCTTCTGGCTCCATGGCAGTTAATGGAACTCTTTCAAACAGCCCCGCCCACCTTAACCATAGTGTTGATCAGGCAGCTGCGGACGACTCTGGGAGTTTGTTTAACTCGGTAGGGTCTCGGAGCTCCACTCCACAATACCCTTCTTTGCTAATGATGCAGTCACGGAACTCTGGGCAGAACTCCCCGGCTCACCAGCACTCAGCAAGCCCCAAGTTAAATGGTGCCTCCCAGAGCATGGTAGGGGTACTGCAGTACGTGGATGCTCAGAAGATGTTTGCCGAAGGAACAAAGGGGGAACTTCAGCCTGATGCCGCCTTTTCCGATCCTGAGAATGAGGCCAAGAGAAGAATCATCTTCACAATCTCTCCTGGTACAGGAAGTATAAAACAGTCTCCGTCTAACAAGCACAGTCCCCTGACAGCAAGCATTCGGATGGACTGTGGCCAAGCATACATGCAGGATGGGAAGAAACGAGGGCGAAGGAAGAGATCCTCCACAGGGAATCTAAACATGAACTCCGGGGTGTCCCCTAAACGCAAATCCTTACCAACTGTGGCTGGACTCTTCACTCAGCCTTCAGGCTCACCACTTAATATAAACTCAATG GTCAATAACATTAATCAGCCTTTAGAAATAACAGCCATTTCCTCCCCTGAAAACTCCCTGAAGAACTCTCCTGTTCCCTACCAGGACAATGACCAGCCTCCAGTGCTGAAGAAAGAGAAGCCCCTGATTCAGACCAACGGTGTTCATTACTCGCCACTGACTTCGGATGAAGAACAGGGATCGGAAGATGAGCACAATAgcaccag AATTGAGAGGAAAATTGCAACGATATCATTGGAAAGCAAATCTCCACAGAAGACTATTGAAAATG GTGGCAGTTTAGCTGGGAGGAGACAAGCACAAACCAGTGAGAACATGAATAGCAGTAAATGGAAGTCTACCTTTTCACCAATTTCTGACATCAACCTGACCAAAACTACCGATAGCCCATTGCAGGCTGTTTCATCTCTGAGCCAGAATTCCCTGTTTGCCTTTAGGCCGTCCTCTGAGGATGGCATGGCCATCGATGCCAAAATTGCAGCACACACACGGAAAAACATCACCATGTCCTCCTCTGGGACGGACGGACTCAGCCCCAATACAAACTCCACTAATGGATCCATGTATAACGGTGGACTGACCACAGACATCGGTTTACACAGCTTTATTGATGGTGCTTCTCTTCCTCATAAGACTTCAGATGTGACGACCCTCAACTCCTCTTTGGGTTTTCAGTCACAGAGGAGCAAAGATGTGGGGATTTTGGAGACAAACCCCTTTTTGAACAAGAGGCAGCTTGAAGGCCTAGGCAGCATGAAAGGAGAAGACTTAAACCGGTCAGGGGTCAAAAGTAAAGAGATCAGTGAATTAACCATTCGTCCAGGGGCGGCTTCTGAAAAAAGTTCCTTGCAGCACAATGGCAAGGTCGGCAAAGGACGGGACCGAGATGTGGAGTTTAAAAACGGCCACAACCTTTtcatttctgctgctgctgtatcTTCTGGTGGCCTTCTCAATGGCAAAAGCCTTTCCACTGGTGTCTCATCTGCAGGCAACCCAGCACCTTCTGTTCAGACGCATCATCCTTTCTTAAACACATTGACCACTGGATCGCAGTTCCCCCTGGGCCCCATGGCTTTGCAGGCAAACCTCAACTCGGTCACAAACGCCTCAGTATTGCAGTCCTTATTTAATTCCATGCCAGCTGCTGCCAGTCTGGTCCACGTGTCATCAGCTGCAACCAGACTGACTAACTCTCATGCTATGGGGAACTTCTCTTCTGGGGTTACAGGTGGAACAGTTGGAG GTATTTTTAACCATGCGGTGCCTTCTGCCTCCTCTTCTCATCAGTTTGGAGCCAgtttcagcagcagtgctgtTTCTAGCAGCACAATGCTAAGCTTAAACCCTCTGCAGGCTGTGGCCAGCACCTCATCCTTCCAGTCCCCCTCCTCTAGCTTAGTAACGTCGAGTGAGAACAGAGCTGCCCAGCACCTAAACAGAGTGCCAGTGCAGACTGTGTTTCatacccctcctccaccccctcctaaCGTTTCattacctcctcctcctccattactCGCTTCTAACTCTGAGCCTGCGCTTCTGCAGAACTTGCCGTCCATCCCAGCTAACGATGCTTTTTTACCATCCTCGTCCGCTGCTTCTGTCCAATCTGCTAATGCTTCTTTGTCTATTAAGCTAGCTTCTCTTCAGCACAAAACTTCCCGTCCCTCCTTTACAGTCCATCACCCACCTCTGCCCCGTTTGGCGCTGGCACAGACCGCGCCCATGATCCCGCAGTCCAACGCAACTGGCACGTCCGCTATGTGGGTTACACTTGGCATGCAGTCTCCTTATGCTTCGCACCTTTCTGGGGTTAAGCCGCGATAA